The following proteins are encoded in a genomic region of Flavobacteriales bacterium:
- a CDS encoding 2-phosphosulfolactate phosphatase — MNNIKVCLTPSLFPIYCDRKSIVVVVDVLRATSAICTALDLGVQSIRPVSTLEDALDFKDKEDYVLAAERNGKIVRGFDLGNSPTEYSRQCLEGKKMVLTTTNGTRAINIAKRDHPVVVGSFLNLAVLTNYLIEQDKNIIILCAGWKGDFCLEDTLFAGALTEKLVKNERFFFENDSTANSLMLYQKAKGNMFDFLKDSQHRKRLEHLGIENDIRYCLEQNKINVVPILKDNVLTPYS; from the coding sequence ATGAATAATATAAAAGTTTGTTTAACACCATCACTTTTCCCTATTTATTGCGATAGAAAAAGTATAGTAGTTGTGGTAGATGTTTTACGTGCTACATCAGCAATATGTACGGCTTTAGATTTAGGGGTTCAATCCATTAGACCTGTATCTACTTTAGAAGATGCTTTGGATTTTAAAGATAAAGAGGATTATGTTTTGGCAGCAGAGCGTAACGGAAAAATTGTTAGAGGTTTTGATTTAGGTAATTCCCCAACAGAATACAGCAGACAATGTTTAGAGGGTAAAAAGATGGTATTAACGACTACCAATGGTACCAGAGCCATCAATATTGCCAAACGTGACCATCCTGTTGTTGTGGGTTCTTTTTTAAATTTAGCCGTACTCACTAACTACCTTATTGAACAAGATAAAAACATTATTATTTTGTGTGCTGGATGGAAAGGTGACTTTTGTTTAGAAGACACCTTATTTGCTGGAGCTTTGACCGAAAAACTTGTTAAAAATGAACGTTTTTTCTTTGAAAATGACTCAACTGCTAATAGCCTAATGCTTTATCAAAAAGCTAAAGGCAATATGTTTGATTTCTTAAAAGACTCTCAACACAGAAAACGTCTAGAGCATCTGGGCATAGAAAATGATATACGTTATTGTTTAGAGCAGAATAAAATAAATGTTGTACCTATCTTAAAAGATAATGTATTGACTCCATACTCATGA
- the gcvT gene encoding glycine cleavage system aminomethyltransferase GcvT, with product MKNTALTQKHTDLGAKMVPFAGYNMPVQYEGVTAEHLNVRDNVGVFDVSHMGEFFVEGPNALDLIQKVTSNDVSVLVDGQVQYSCMPNLSGGIVDDLLVYRFNAQKYMLVVNASNIEKDWNWIHQFNTNNVKISNLSDDYSLLAVQGPKAAQALQSLTPVDLSSMKYYSFEEGDFCGLKDVIVSATGYTGAGGFEIYFPNEHAEIIWDSIFDSGQAYGIQPIGLAARDTLRLEMGFCLYGNDINDETSPLEAGLGWITKFTNDFNYSRELLAEKENGIQRKRIGFEMLERGIARNGYAILNENDEQIGFVTSGTMSPSLQKSIGMGYVNTAYAKLDNDLFIQIRNKKLKAKVVKLPFFKD from the coding sequence ATGAAAAACACTGCACTCACACAAAAGCATACGGATTTAGGTGCTAAAATGGTTCCCTTTGCTGGATATAATATGCCTGTTCAATATGAAGGTGTAACTGCTGAACACTTGAATGTAAGAGATAATGTAGGAGTTTTTGATGTATCTCACATGGGAGAATTTTTTGTTGAAGGTCCTAATGCATTAGATTTAATACAAAAAGTTACTTCTAATGATGTATCCGTTTTGGTTGATGGTCAAGTCCAATATTCTTGTATGCCTAACTTGAGTGGAGGTATAGTTGATGATTTACTAGTTTACAGATTTAATGCTCAAAAATATATGTTGGTGGTTAACGCTTCAAATATTGAAAAAGATTGGAACTGGATTCATCAATTTAACACAAATAATGTTAAAATAAGTAATCTATCAGATGATTACTCTCTATTAGCTGTTCAAGGGCCTAAGGCTGCTCAGGCTCTTCAATCTCTTACCCCTGTGGATTTGTCTTCAATGAAATACTATTCTTTTGAAGAAGGTGATTTTTGTGGACTTAAAGATGTAATTGTTTCTGCTACGGGTTATACTGGTGCTGGTGGTTTTGAAATATACTTTCCTAATGAACACGCTGAAATTATTTGGGATTCGATTTTTGATTCTGGTCAAGCCTATGGCATTCAGCCTATAGGTTTAGCCGCTAGAGATACTCTAAGGTTAGAAATGGGTTTTTGTCTTTACGGGAATGATATTAATGATGAAACTTCTCCATTAGAAGCTGGCTTGGGATGGATTACGAAGTTTACTAATGATTTTAATTATTCCAGAGAATTATTGGCTGAAAAAGAGAACGGTATTCAGCGTAAAAGAATTGGATTTGAAATGTTAGAGAGAGGTATTGCTAGAAATGGTTATGCAATTTTAAATGAAAACGATGAACAAATAGGTTTTGTAACCTCTGGAACTATGTCGCCTTCATTACAAAAATCTATTGGTATGGGATATGTAAATACAGCTTACGCAAAACTGGATAATGATTTGTTTATTCAAATAAGAAATAAAAAGCTAAAAGCTAAAGTCGTTAAGTTACCTTTCTTCAAAGATTAG
- a CDS encoding sodium:proton antiporter: MLELAAIIVFGLLAQWIAWRMKIPAIFPLILLGLAMGPLSTLVLDYQWINPENIFAGKTMYYFVSLSVGVILFEGGLTLKFKEVRQLAGVVRNLLIFGPIVMGIGGALAAHYFLGMDYRVGLLFGSLIIVTGPTVIAPILRSVRPKKNISTILKWEGIAIDPIGALVAVLVYELLFVSTMGVGGDHSMGLTQVALKTFFLTLCVGTFFGLLSGWTLHSLLKRNLIPHFLINVLSLGFVIFAFAGADTLQAESGLLSVTVMGILLANIKTPNLDKILDFKESLTVILISVLFIILSAKISMEDLRLLEINSLYIFLIVVFVLRPIVVWISSWRSDLNWREKAFIAWVGPKGIVAAAVASLFSLYLMSDKISLPASLRADVELLVPLTFMIILGTVTLNGLTAKAVARVLGLIQDVKNGVVIVGANEGSISIAKYLEKHNISNTLVDLSRENIRQARAAKLNVLEKNILSDDDDLELDNVGHLLALTSSNDVNIFACRKLKTTFGESNVHRLITVNEIKFDALSRPNNILFSDDTDYIKLI; encoded by the coding sequence ATGTTAGAACTCGCTGCAATTATTGTTTTTGGTTTACTTGCTCAGTGGATAGCTTGGAGAATGAAAATACCCGCTATATTTCCTCTTATACTATTGGGTTTAGCTATGGGGCCATTATCTACTTTAGTTTTAGACTATCAATGGATTAATCCTGAAAATATTTTTGCGGGTAAAACCATGTATTATTTTGTTTCCCTTTCGGTTGGTGTAATACTATTTGAAGGAGGATTAACCTTAAAATTCAAAGAAGTAAGACAGTTAGCTGGTGTGGTTAGAAATTTGCTCATTTTTGGACCTATTGTGATGGGTATAGGAGGAGCCTTAGCGGCTCATTATTTCTTAGGAATGGATTATAGAGTAGGTCTTCTCTTTGGTTCTTTAATCATAGTAACAGGGCCTACTGTAATTGCACCTATTCTTAGAAGTGTCCGCCCAAAGAAAAACATAAGTACTATTTTGAAATGGGAAGGTATAGCAATTGACCCAATTGGTGCTTTAGTAGCTGTATTGGTTTATGAATTGCTATTTGTATCGACAATGGGAGTAGGAGGCGATCACTCTATGGGATTAACTCAAGTGGCTTTAAAAACCTTTTTCCTAACTCTTTGTGTAGGAACATTTTTCGGACTTCTTTCAGGATGGACTTTACATTCACTATTGAAAAGAAATTTAATTCCTCATTTTTTGATTAATGTACTTTCCCTAGGGTTTGTCATTTTTGCTTTTGCTGGTGCAGATACATTACAGGCTGAGTCAGGTTTATTATCAGTTACTGTAATGGGAATACTATTGGCAAATATCAAAACACCAAACCTTGATAAAATCCTCGATTTCAAAGAAAGTCTAACTGTTATTTTGATTTCAGTTTTGTTCATCATTTTATCGGCCAAAATATCAATGGAAGATTTGAGGCTATTAGAGATAAACTCATTGTATATCTTCTTAATTGTTGTTTTTGTTTTACGACCTATTGTGGTATGGATTAGTTCATGGAGGTCTGATTTGAATTGGCGTGAAAAGGCTTTTATTGCTTGGGTAGGGCCAAAAGGTATTGTGGCTGCTGCTGTAGCATCATTGTTTTCATTATATCTGATGTCTGATAAAATTAGTTTACCAGCTTCACTTAGAGCAGACGTAGAGTTATTAGTACCATTAACATTCATGATAATTTTAGGGACAGTAACTTTAAATGGACTTACTGCCAAAGCTGTTGCTCGTGTTTTAGGTCTAATTCAAGATGTTAAAAATGGGGTGGTTATTGTTGGTGCAAATGAAGGATCAATTAGCATAGCGAAGTATTTAGAAAAACACAATATTTCTAACACTCTTGTTGATCTTTCAAGGGAAAATATCCGTCAAGCAAGAGCAGCAAAGTTAAATGTTCTTGAGAAAAACATCTTATCTGATGATGACGATTTAGAGTTAGATAATGTAGGTCATTTATTGGCATTAACATCCAGTAATGATGTAAATATATTTGCGTGTAGGAAGCTTAAAACTACATTTGGAGAATCTAATGTACATAGACTGATTACTGTAAATGAAATAAAATTTGATGCTTTATCACGTCCAAATAATATTTTATTCTCTGATGATACGGATTATATTAAACTTATATAA
- a CDS encoding hydroxymethylglutaryl-CoA lyase, translated as MKIIECPRDAMQGISDFIPTEKKVAYLNALLKVGFDTLDFGSFVSPKAIPQMKDTADVLSQLNDSKTKLLAIVANQRGADDACAFERIDYLGYPFSVSETFQQRNTNKSIGQSLSLVEDLQSSCQKHGKQLVVYLSMAFGNPYGEHWHEDIVAKWGEKLSELDVKTLALSDTIGVSNPSNIERLFSLLISEYPKVEWGAHLHTHPESWREKVETAYNSGCRRFDGAIKGFGGCPMAKDDLVGNMPTEKLVSFTQEKKIETGVNTLAFESAYNKAIDTF; from the coding sequence ATGAAGATCATAGAATGTCCTAGAGATGCGATGCAGGGAATAAGCGATTTTATTCCTACAGAGAAAAAAGTAGCTTATCTTAATGCATTATTGAAGGTAGGGTTTGATACCTTGGATTTTGGAAGTTTTGTTTCTCCTAAGGCCATACCTCAAATGAAAGATACAGCCGATGTGCTTTCGCAACTAAATGATTCTAAAACAAAATTATTAGCAATTGTTGCTAATCAAAGAGGTGCTGATGATGCTTGTGCCTTTGAGCGTATTGATTATTTAGGCTATCCTTTTTCTGTTTCTGAAACCTTTCAACAGCGCAATACAAACAAAAGTATTGGACAGTCTTTGTCCTTAGTTGAAGATTTGCAAAGTAGTTGTCAAAAACACGGTAAACAGCTTGTAGTTTACTTATCTATGGCCTTTGGCAATCCTTACGGAGAGCATTGGCACGAAGATATTGTAGCCAAATGGGGAGAGAAATTGTCCGAATTAGATGTTAAAACGTTAGCCTTATCCGATACTATTGGAGTTTCAAACCCTTCTAATATCGAACGTTTATTTTCTTTGTTGATCTCAGAATATCCAAAAGTAGAGTGGGGCGCACACCTTCATACTCATCCTGAAAGTTGGAGAGAAAAGGTAGAAACGGCCTACAATAGTGGTTGTCGTCGTTTTGATGGTGCAATAAAAGGCTTTGGGGGTTGTCCTATGGCAAAAGACGATTTGGTAGGTAATATGCCGACTGAAAAATTAGTGTCTTTTACTCAAGAAAAGAAAATAGAAACGGGAGTAAATACCTTGGCTTTTGAAAGCGCATACAATAAAGCGATTGATACCTTTTAA
- a CDS encoding quinone-dependent dihydroorotate dehydrogenase, translating to MYKLLVKPILFLFQAEFIHHLIFKLIKLASYIPFKLKAWDSIFRVKDDRLKIEVFGLTFDNPVGLAAGFDKDAKLFNELASFGFGFIEIGTLTPVAQAGNPKPRLFRLPQDNSLINRMGFNNGGVEDAVKRLKNRKTNIIIGGNIGKNKVTSNDDAVKDYEISFESLFDYVDYFVVNVSSPNTPGLRELQEKEPLTKLLLRLQELNDLKIKRKPILLKIAPDLTNEQLDDIVQIVTDTRLDGLIATNTTIDRNGLKTSKNNLDLIGNGGVSGQAVKNRSTDVIRYISEKSKKSFPIIGVGGIHSAEDAIEKLNAGATLVQIYTGFVYEGPGIVRMINKGIIDAYEDHRMS from the coding sequence ATGTATAAACTGTTAGTCAAGCCCATCCTATTTTTATTTCAAGCCGAATTTATACACCATCTTATCTTTAAATTAATCAAATTAGCCTCATATATTCCTTTCAAATTAAAAGCTTGGGATAGTATTTTCAGAGTTAAAGACGATAGACTCAAAATAGAGGTCTTTGGTTTAACATTTGATAACCCTGTAGGGCTTGCTGCAGGATTTGATAAAGATGCTAAGCTTTTTAACGAACTTGCTTCTTTCGGATTTGGATTTATTGAGATAGGAACTCTTACTCCTGTAGCTCAAGCTGGAAACCCAAAGCCTCGATTGTTTAGGCTACCTCAAGACAACTCATTGATTAATAGAATGGGATTTAATAATGGTGGAGTAGAAGATGCTGTTAAACGTCTAAAAAACAGAAAAACGAATATTATTATTGGCGGAAACATTGGGAAAAATAAAGTGACTTCTAATGACGATGCGGTTAAAGATTATGAGATTTCTTTTGAGTCACTTTTTGATTATGTAGATTATTTTGTAGTTAATGTAAGCTCACCTAACACACCAGGATTAAGGGAGTTACAAGAAAAAGAACCTCTTACTAAGTTGCTTCTTCGATTACAAGAATTAAACGATTTAAAGATTAAAAGGAAACCTATACTTTTAAAGATTGCTCCAGATTTAACCAATGAACAATTGGATGATATCGTTCAGATAGTCACAGATACACGCTTAGATGGTTTAATAGCCACAAACACTACGATTGATAGAAATGGTCTTAAAACCTCTAAAAACAACCTTGATTTGATAGGAAATGGCGGTGTAAGTGGTCAGGCTGTTAAGAATCGTTCAACCGATGTTATTCGCTATATCTCTGAAAAGTCTAAAAAGAGTTTTCCAATTATTGGTGTTGGGGGTATTCACTCTGCTGAAGATGCTATTGAAAAATTAAATGCAGGGGCGACCTTAGTTCAGATATATACAGGTTTTGTTTATGAAGGGCCTGGTATTGTGAGAATGATTAACAAAGGAATAATAGATGCTTATGAAGATCATAGAATGTCCTAG
- a CDS encoding helix-turn-helix transcriptional regulator has product MENRIQNIIENYELSSNAFAKEIDVNRSTVSHILSGRNKPSIEVLQKILKRFPDVSANWLLLGQGGMFELQTKTSEQGNESKSPESDSKTIDKIVVFYNDNSFEEYHPNK; this is encoded by the coding sequence ATGGAAAATCGTATTCAAAATATCATCGAAAATTATGAGTTAAGCTCTAACGCATTTGCTAAAGAAATTGATGTAAATCGTTCAACAGTGTCGCACATTTTGTCAGGACGTAATAAGCCAAGTATTGAAGTTTTGCAAAAGATTCTTAAACGCTTTCCAGATGTTTCGGCTAATTGGCTTTTATTGGGTCAAGGTGGTATGTTTGAGCTTCAAACTAAAACATCTGAACAAGGTAATGAATCTAAATCACCGGAAAGTGATAGCAAAACGATTGATAAAATTGTTGTTTTTTATAATGATAATAGTTTTGAAGAATACCATCCGAACAAATAA
- the mutL gene encoding DNA mismatch repair endonuclease MutL, giving the protein MSDLIQLLPDHVANQIAAGEVIQRPSSAVKELIENAIDAGASNIKLIIKDAGRTLIQVVDNGSGMSDTDARMSLERHATSKIKKADDLFSIRTMGFRGEAMASMAAISHLEIKTKLHSNDLGTKILVEGSELKSQESCATNNGTSISIKNLFFNVPARRNFLKSDNVELKHIIDEFQRMALAHPDCAMSFFQNDKEVFNLPSSSLKQRIVGIFGNKYNEKLVPVKEETSLVAVNGFVGKPEFSRKTRGEQFFFVNQRFIKSGYLHHAVANAFQELIPEKHHPSYFLFFDIDPKFIDVNIHPTKTEIKFEDEKSIYAIVRSCVKRALGVHNIVPSLDFEKDPAFDNIPTSKKVNLKEPSIKVDSSYNPFEQKTKSDNTYSPTPKVKTENWEQLFEELPTPSNNTTEVLGKSWSENTEETDKTIFQLNRQYIVSSIKSGLMIIHQQRAHERILYEYYLKMQHNEGPSQQLLFPKTIELAPSDIEIVKTISDELLNMGFRFDYLNKNSIVVLGTPTDVEMDNLDKVIEELVEQFKNESSIEKHDNLSRSLAKSMSIQSGRKLNQEEMRSIIDNLFACQIPNTTAKGKPTLITLTLEELVKKF; this is encoded by the coding sequence ATGTCAGACCTTATTCAACTTTTACCCGATCATGTTGCCAACCAAATAGCTGCTGGAGAAGTTATACAAAGACCTTCATCTGCCGTAAAGGAATTAATAGAGAACGCAATAGATGCAGGTGCTTCAAATATTAAACTCATCATAAAAGATGCTGGCAGAACCCTCATTCAAGTTGTGGATAATGGCTCTGGAATGAGCGATACTGATGCTAGAATGTCACTAGAAAGGCACGCCACTTCAAAAATCAAAAAGGCAGATGATTTATTCTCAATCAGAACAATGGGGTTTAGAGGTGAGGCAATGGCATCTATGGCGGCTATATCTCACCTAGAGATAAAAACCAAATTACATTCTAACGATTTAGGCACTAAGATATTAGTTGAAGGAAGTGAGTTAAAATCGCAAGAAAGTTGCGCCACTAATAACGGCACATCTATATCCATCAAAAATTTATTTTTTAATGTCCCTGCTAGAAGAAATTTCTTAAAGTCAGACAACGTTGAGCTGAAACATATTATCGATGAATTTCAGCGTATGGCTTTAGCTCACCCCGATTGTGCAATGAGCTTTTTTCAAAACGATAAGGAAGTTTTCAATCTACCTTCATCATCTTTAAAACAACGTATTGTAGGGATATTTGGAAATAAGTACAACGAGAAACTCGTACCTGTCAAAGAAGAAACATCTTTAGTTGCGGTCAACGGATTTGTTGGTAAGCCAGAATTTTCAAGAAAAACTAGAGGAGAACAGTTTTTCTTTGTTAATCAACGCTTTATAAAAAGCGGTTATTTACACCATGCTGTTGCCAATGCTTTTCAAGAACTTATTCCAGAAAAACACCACCCCTCTTATTTTTTGTTTTTTGACATTGACCCAAAATTTATTGACGTCAATATTCACCCTACTAAAACAGAGATAAAATTTGAAGATGAAAAATCCATTTACGCTATTGTACGTTCCTGTGTAAAAAGAGCTCTAGGCGTACATAATATCGTACCCTCATTGGATTTTGAAAAAGACCCCGCTTTTGATAATATCCCTACTTCGAAGAAAGTAAATCTTAAAGAACCTAGTATAAAAGTAGATTCGAGCTATAATCCATTTGAACAAAAAACAAAATCTGACAATACCTACTCCCCAACACCAAAAGTAAAAACTGAAAATTGGGAACAGCTTTTTGAAGAACTTCCAACCCCAAGCAATAATACTACCGAAGTACTGGGAAAAAGTTGGAGCGAAAACACGGAAGAAACAGATAAGACTATTTTTCAACTCAATAGGCAATATATAGTTTCTAGCATAAAGTCAGGCCTTATGATTATACACCAACAAAGGGCTCACGAAAGAATATTATATGAGTATTATTTGAAAATGCAGCATAACGAAGGGCCTTCTCAACAGCTTTTATTCCCTAAGACAATTGAACTGGCACCTTCTGATATTGAAATTGTAAAAACCATAAGCGATGAGCTTTTGAATATGGGCTTTAGATTTGATTATTTGAACAAAAACAGTATTGTGGTACTAGGAACCCCAACCGATGTAGAAATGGATAACCTAGATAAAGTTATTGAGGAATTGGTTGAACAGTTTAAGAATGAATCTTCAATAGAAAAACATGACAACCTATCTCGATCACTAGCAAAGAGTATGTCTATCCAATCCGGACGCAAGCTAAATCAAGAAGAAATGCGTTCTATTATTGACAATCTATTCGCCTGTCAGATACCCAACACTACAGCTAAAGGAAAACCTACACTTATCACATTAACACTAGAGGAATTAGTTAAAAAGTTTTAA
- a CDS encoding rhomboid family intramembrane serine protease, whose protein sequence is MNIGPAKFSYLPEVVKNLLIINALFFLAKFVLGGNFGINLDQIFGLHNWQSPDFRPHQFVTHLFMHGNLSHILFNMFALWMFGNQLENIWGSKRFLIYYMITGFGAALLHLGVSQFQISMVEAQMSAEQISTVLADGYNALQNGQNFVNPLMGKLNILYHTPTVGASGAVFGLLLAFGMLFPNTLIYLYFAIPIKAKYFVAGYGLLELWLGLQNNPGDNVAHFAHLGGMLFGYLLIKYWRKNSQHFY, encoded by the coding sequence ATGAACATCGGACCAGCTAAATTCAGTTATTTACCTGAGGTTGTAAAAAATCTTTTGATTATAAATGCCTTATTCTTTTTGGCCAAATTTGTTTTAGGCGGTAATTTCGGTATTAATCTAGATCAAATTTTTGGACTTCACAATTGGCAATCTCCAGATTTCAGACCCCATCAGTTCGTTACTCATTTATTCATGCATGGCAACCTCTCGCATATACTTTTCAATATGTTTGCCTTATGGATGTTTGGTAATCAACTAGAAAACATTTGGGGTTCTAAACGCTTTCTGATTTACTATATGATTACCGGCTTTGGTGCAGCACTTTTACATTTAGGCGTAAGTCAATTTCAAATTTCAATGGTAGAAGCTCAAATGTCTGCCGAGCAAATCAGTACCGTTCTTGCTGACGGCTATAACGCTCTACAGAATGGGCAGAATTTTGTTAATCCTCTGATGGGAAAATTAAACATACTTTACCACACTCCTACTGTTGGAGCTTCTGGTGCAGTATTTGGATTACTTTTAGCTTTTGGCATGTTATTTCCAAACACTCTTATTTACCTTTATTTCGCAATACCTATTAAAGCCAAATACTTTGTTGCTGGATATGGATTATTAGAATTGTGGCTTGGGCTACAAAACAATCCTGGTGATAATGTAGCACACTTTGCTCATCTTGGCGGAATGTTATTTGGATATTTACTCATTAAATATTGGCGTAAGAATAGCCAACATTTTTACTAA
- a CDS encoding rhomboid family intramembrane serine protease, with translation MIFNELKHSFKKGSLLSRIIYINLAVFVFIEVLSVFFFLFNQPSYELINLVALPANGSELLSKPWTLITYMFVHDGFIHLIFNLLWLYFGGTIFLKYLSNKQIVSTYVLGGLTGGLFYILAFNYFPVFDSVLAQSMAVGSSASVLAVLVAIATYVPNYIVNLTFIGRVKLKHIAIVSIVLDLILIPNGNAGGHIAHLGGAFYGFYYSRQLLKGKDTSRWFNHLMDYLVNLFKPSTPLKTAYKRPKTDDQWRENKSNEQQQINRILDKIAKSGYDSLNKEEKETLFKASKK, from the coding sequence ATGATATTTAACGAATTAAAACATAGCTTTAAAAAAGGCAGCTTATTAAGTCGTATTATCTACATCAACCTTGCTGTTTTTGTATTTATTGAGGTTCTTAGTGTCTTCTTCTTTCTATTCAATCAACCCAGTTATGAACTTATTAACCTAGTAGCTCTTCCAGCCAATGGAAGCGAATTACTTTCCAAACCCTGGACACTCATAACATATATGTTTGTTCACGATGGATTTATCCATCTGATATTCAATCTACTATGGCTTTATTTTGGTGGCACTATATTCTTAAAATACCTTAGCAATAAACAAATTGTAAGCACCTATGTTTTAGGCGGTTTAACAGGTGGTTTATTTTACATTTTAGCTTTTAATTATTTCCCTGTTTTCGATAGTGTTCTTGCTCAATCTATGGCGGTAGGCTCATCTGCATCAGTATTAGCAGTATTAGTAGCTATTGCCACATACGTCCCTAATTATATCGTTAATCTCACCTTTATTGGTAGAGTAAAACTAAAGCATATAGCTATAGTGTCCATCGTATTGGATTTAATTCTTATTCCTAATGGAAATGCTGGAGGACACATAGCCCATCTAGGCGGTGCGTTTTATGGATTTTATTATAGCCGACAATTATTGAAAGGTAAAGATACTAGTCGTTGGTTTAATCATTTAATGGATTATTTGGTTAATCTTTTCAAGCCATCAACACCATTGAAAACGGCCTACAAACGACCAAAAACCGATGACCAATGGCGAGAAAACAAATCCAACGAACAACAGCAAATCAATAGGATTCTTGATAAAATCGCCAAATCAGGATACGATAGTTTAAACAAAGAAGAAAAAGAAACCTTATTTAAAGCCAGTAAAAAATAA
- a CDS encoding endonuclease/exonuclease/phosphatase family protein — MLNGILYILNMLLLFALFLSYASPYISPDTFLWPIALLGLIYPFLLLINCLFALYWIIRFKKYVWTNIIIILLGYAHIKNLIIIQKNQTSTDSQFTIMSYNVRLFNAYDWINKDNVKEDIIEYVNNESPSVLCLQEFYAPKELPKFNYPFSHIGLQNERKSWRMATYSKFPVFNKGTVSISGERTNNVCIYSDIVIGEDSIRVYNAHLASNWFQKEDYEFLDRPTVEGAESIIERLKVSFFKRAKQVKAIKAHMNTSPYPIILCGDFNDTPTSFTYKQLSEGLNDSFANAGLGIGQTYNGKFPALRIDYILYSPELEIVNFKTSEVSLSDHYPIISAFN, encoded by the coding sequence ATGCTAAACGGCATTCTATATATTCTTAATATGCTATTGCTTTTTGCGCTTTTCCTTTCCTATGCTTCGCCTTACATTAGCCCGGACACCTTTTTGTGGCCTATTGCCTTATTAGGATTAATATATCCTTTTCTTTTGCTCATAAATTGCTTGTTTGCTCTTTATTGGATAATACGTTTTAAAAAATATGTTTGGACTAACATCATCATTATATTGCTAGGTTATGCACATATCAAAAACCTAATTATTATTCAAAAAAATCAAACATCAACCGATAGTCAATTTACTATCATGAGCTATAATGTTAGATTATTTAATGCTTACGACTGGATTAATAAAGATAATGTAAAGGAAGATATTATTGAATATGTAAATAACGAATCGCCTAGTGTCCTTTGCCTACAAGAATTTTATGCCCCTAAAGAATTACCAAAATTCAATTACCCTTTTAGTCATATCGGTTTGCAAAACGAACGTAAGAGTTGGAGAATGGCAACCTATTCCAAATTTCCTGTTTTCAACAAAGGAACAGTTAGTATTTCTGGAGAAAGAACCAATAACGTCTGTATTTATAGCGACATAGTGATAGGTGAAGACAGTATTAGAGTGTATAATGCTCACTTGGCATCCAATTGGTTTCAAAAAGAAGATTATGAATTTTTAGACAGGCCAACTGTTGAAGGTGCTGAAAGTATTATTGAAAGACTCAAAGTATCTTTTTTCAAAAGAGCTAAACAAGTAAAAGCCATTAAAGCTCATATGAATACCTCGCCCTACCCAATTATTCTCTGCGGTGATTTTAACGACACCCCCACTTCATTTACATATAAGCAACTCTCAGAAGGTTTAAACGACAGTTTTGCTAATGCTGGGCTAGGTATAGGACAAACTTATAATGGTAAATTTCCTGCACTTCGAATAGACTACATTTTGTATAGTCCAGAGCTAGAGATTGTAAATTTCAAAACCAGTGAAGTAAGTCTTTCTGATCATTATCCAATAATAAGTGCTTTTAACTAA